gagtggttatatggagtaataggaggagatataagaataggatatatggagtaataggaggagatatagggagaggttatatgaagtaataggaggagatatagggagaggttatatggagtaataggagaagatatagggagaggttatatgaagTAATAGGAGAAGATATAAGAAGAGGATATATATGGATTAATacgaggagatatagggagagctTATATGAAGAATTAGGAGGAGATAtagagagaggttatatggagtaataggaggagatatatggaGAGGTTATATGAAGTAATAGGAGGAGCTATAGggtgaggttatatggagtaataggagaagatatAGAGAGAGGTTATATGGTGTAATAGGAGGTGATATAGAGAGAGCTGTGGTATAAAGCAAACATTGTATGGATTCATAATTAGTGTTGGGctcgaatatttgaatagcgagtATTattcacgaatatcggcactttgagaatttgcgaatatttagaatatagtgatatatattcataatttcgaatattctggATTCTTTTTTtcctcagtaacctcccttcttgcttgtgggccaatgagaaggctgcaatgtctttgtctgagcttagcaacgtgcctagcaaccaataggaaagttgcctaccccttcctatataagaacctccccagcagcccttgtatgcagtattttgcagatctgagagatacagcagtgtcattgctgtgctctgtgctttcctgtgtcattacattagatagttagatagctcatatatataatacagatagtcagtgtaggttatatcctgatatagtgtaacaactgataggttctgctgtccatacatacagacatagtgctgtgatgtcagaagttcacaacaatacttagtgcaccaatcagtaataagtagtcagacctgttaaaatgtgaagttgcacgtattgcgccaaaatagtcgcatcattggtgccgatttcgcaatcgctaatatattggagcactctatctgcatttgaagctattgtaatgttctgccgtgccaaccatcttctccagtctcaggaaacttctagcggcttgaaaaatttagcaacagtgacccacgcctgtatttcgagcgcattacacgaatattacattgccgatttctcgcgatcaagaaaataatctcgaattcgcgaatatatgacgaatagtctaccaaatatttgcgaaatattgagaatttgaatattgcccctgccgctcatcactattgataaTATTAGAAAACACAGTAAATGGTAACTTTTCACGATACAACATATTTATATATGAGGGATACAGaataaatattatattatattataatagaatgcaaaagaatatatcATGAAATATCATTATGATACTCACAGACCAAATAAAGTCACTTTCTTGTTTTATAAGAAGTTTTGttcatatgtactgtatatatgtctgTGAGTACTTGTATTTATTTAGTCATTTATCATCATTCTGAGCAATGAATAGCAGAAAGATTATTTTGCAATACAAACATTTATACAATGTCACGATGATTGCTGAGGACTTGTCTCAGTTGGCGCTAGTTCTTTCTCTCTATGAGCGTCTCTGTTTTATCCGCTTTTTAAGCCTCTTTTTCAGCATGAATAGGTCGATGTACAGGATTTTATTGAGCACAGCGGAGGCACAGAGCAAGCCTCCATGTACCGCACCTGCCACCCCACTGCTGAAGACATCCTGCCCTGTAACACAAGGAGAAGACTCATAGTGTGATATAATATTCACCTGGGTCATACATAAACAAGTATATCAATCTTGCCCATCCACGTATTACATGATCAGCCATTCATTTAAATGCCCAGCATATAATACTATATTTAGGGTTTAATGATCACGGTCACAGGGGGAGAGATCGGTGCTTGGAGGGGGAAGTGGCCCTTTGGCATCATACAGCCATCGACAGACTAACACTAGTGGCTTTTCAGTTAACATTGGGGTAGGGACCTCATCTCATCAAAACCACAGGCCTGGTGCCCACTTGGTAAATAAGGCCCTTAAAGGGGGCTGTCTGGTTATGAAAACCCATTTATCTATTCAGAAACTGTAGTTGGGCATTCTGAGTAATTGTAGGGTGATTAACCCCTGCTGGCGCCCCTTCTGTTATGCAGGAAGGACATGACTCAGGACTGAGTTTTCCAGTGTTATTATTGATAAGCATCATGACTAGAAAAGCTGTTCTTATTGCCCATGATGACTTCTCAAGGTTGGACACCTCTCACCTGTCAGGTATAATCCGGGTACTGCAGTCTGTGATCTCATTCTGCTGATAATCTCGCATTGGTATCTGCTGCAGTTCTGCTCAGCACCATACATGGACCCCTTTGGTGCCCGTAAGTAATATTCATTGCTTACTGGGGTGGCAGCTTCCATGTATTCAATCTATATAGAATACAAATGCAAAAGGTAAGTGCTCACATAGCAGAGTGCATAAGACACAAGAAACTGATACGGACATTAGAAATAGATTGTGATTCTATAGGCCCCCATACATATTAGTGTATTGCTGCAGAACATCCTGAGAACAGTGGGTTTGGCCGATAGTGTAACGTGTTGGGGGAGCTACAAACTCACCCCTGACATATTACGTTGGGGGAGAGAAAGCTAAGATAATTGAAAATACATACACGCTCGGCTAAAGtaagtgtatgtgtatggggggtcTTGGGAAAAATAGTTGTTGCTACTCATGGGCCAGTGCTGTGTGGGGGTCTCCAGGCGAACAGCCAGCTACTGTTTGTTCTATTCTTGAAGTCCCCGTCCCCCCCTTCCCCTCAACAAAATCTCCAGAAAccttatttttatgcaaatatatAGAAGGTTGCCTCTGTTCATCAGACAGTCCCTTTTTTCACAAAATAATATGCACTATGATTCATTCATCTCTATAAAATACCCCAGTCATGAATGTGTCTTGGGAATTCATAGTTACAGTCTCATGGCTACTTAGCTCAATGACGATTTCATGCCAGCACCAATGTAACCATAAAGGCCAATGTCATATTTTACACATTGTTTTGGGGTAATTTGAAACTCAAAGAAGACAAAGTATATGATCTCCAGTACTCTTCCaatgaaaaatattaaaatcacaGTTTATTAGAACATGGTAAATGTGATATGTACCAAGGATAAACATGGATTTGCCCTTCAAAAAAAATCCTCAAATAAGTGTGTTTGTCGAAATTGTGCCTGTACCTTGCCTTGTAGTTGTGGAAATTCTTCTATTGCTCTTTCAACCATGCGCTTGGCCAATTTCATCTTCATACTATGGTACTCATGACCGCGGTGGCGTGGTTTTTGATCGTTCCATTGGTGGAACCAGTTGTAAGGTGCCATGGTCAACAGTGTCATACATGAATGGCCTGTAGAGGAGGTAACATAATCTACACTTTGTAATAGTCATTGACATCACAACAGAAACCTCTATAAAAATGTAGGGTACAACCACATGTCATGGCTGCCAGGCAGCTTGAACCATGTGGCCATGCAAACCACGGTGGTATTCAATGGAATCATAGGAAACTGTTTATTCAGCatacattgttaatggccacatgGCAACCCACAAAACCATACAGCCATCAACAAAGAACACTGAATAAGCAGTCAGTTTCTAAAGAGTTAAATGACTACCATTGTGGCCTGCATGACTGCGCCGTTCAAGCCGCACTTCCAAATGAATACATTTGTCTGTGACACACTACCTAGAGATAACCATCCTGTTAGTCAAGATCGGACctcttataggggttgtctccgATGATCATCTGTAATAAAGTTCTGTACAGCGCCATCACAGAAGAAATGAAGCGTTGCAAAGTTATCATTGATATCAATGGGCTGTACATGTAACATATGGAGCACTGCTGTCAGCCGCTTCTGCCACTCCTATAGATTCAAGTATGTTTGACCTCCATTATTTCCAAACTCCTCTTGCCATAGGTATGTATCTGTGAGAGAACCAGGATGCCGTTCTGTTGAATGGTGGAGTACCTGTATATCTGACATTCATCACCTATCAAGCaggactggtgcaaggatttttgccaccctaagcAAAAGCTAATTATGCCGCCCTCCTTGACTCCGCCTATTGACCATGCCCTTTGACCCACCCCTTTTTTGTCGCCCACCTATTTATACAGATTGTACCCTTCATTGTGGTAAGGCCACGTTTTCTCCCTCCAGCTACAtaccatgtcatccacagatccccacagtgtcatccaccacagatccccataaatgtcatcaacagctccccctaagtgtcatccacagatccccacaagtgtcatccatagatccccacagtgtcatccacagatccccacagtgtcatccacagatccccacagtgtcatccaccacagatccccataaatgtcatccacagacccccacaagtgtcatccacagatccccacagtggcatccacagatccccagtgtcatccacagatccccacaagtgtcatccgcagattcccacagtgtcatccaccacagatccccataaatgtcatccacagatccccctaaagtgtcatccacagatccccacagtgtcatccaccacagatccccataaatgtcatcaacagctccccctaagtgtcatccacagatccccacaagtgtcatccacagatccccacaagtgtcatccatagatccccacagtgtcatccacagatccccacagtgtcatccacagatccccacagtgtcatccaccacagatccccataaatgtcatccacagacccccacaagtgtcatccacagatccccacagtggcatccacagatccccagtgtcatccacagatccccacaagtgtcatccacagattcccacagtgtcatccaccacagatccccataaatgtcatccacagatccccctaaagtgtcatccacagatcccctccccgcccagcactgcctcctagctaatttattcacgtcacttgcctctgtgtaatctggCAGAGGCATCTTCGAACGAGCCGTGCTGGAAGATGGCGCATGTGCACTTcgctcgacgatgcctctgccagtgcgcctgtgcaagattacacagaggcaagtaaagtgaataaattagctaggaggcggcgccgcAGGCCGGGGGCCTGTGCCtccagcaagagtgcgctctacgcagTGGAGTACCTTGCTTGTGGGTGGCGTCGGCCCTGCTATCAAGTGGCTTTGGCTGGATTAGCCCATAGTCTATACAATGAAATTGAATCCGTGATTCTTCTCACAAGTCTACTCGCAAAGGTATTTTCTCTAGTCTAGTGTGATATTCAGTGGCTGGCTGACCATACATGTCCTATATATTGTAACTGGCTCTGTATTTcttcaaaaatatatacattcGCTAAATCCTGACCTGGATGCCTTTGACTGTAAGTGGGATCCTTAGCAGACTGGAAAAGTGATGAACATCAGCGGTAAGTGCTCGCACACCTCTTCAAATTCCAAAGATGAGAAATTATCCATCctgtataaaaaataattaaaaaaaatataacaatgctTTTTGAGGTGACTGTGTATTAGCTACTTCCATTTCCATAAACAGTTGGGGGCTACAGTGATAAAAGATGTTATAAGGACCGccatgttgaatttcaacatgcaAGATCCTTTGTTGCCCCGGGAGAAGATTCACTGCCAGAGTGGTCTTTCTGTGATATATGTGGGAGCTTGGGCAATCCGAGCATGTATGTTtacggaaagaaaataaaaatagctaTTTTAAGTGCATTCCAGAGTTTGCCGTCTTAAACAATTTGCAAAGTAAATGGTTTTTAAAGCTTTGAAAAAGAAATGCAAGAAAGATTGGATAGTGAGGGTACCAGAGTTGGCATCAGTTGGTCATCAAGTCCTTGCTATAAATTTTGTGGGTTAAGGTTTCAGGTCCAAGATAATGTCAAATTTGCCAATAGAGAAGTTTTGTGTTTACTCACaagctgttgaggtcactgtctgGGTAGATCCAGAGGTTGGTAGACTTCAGCCCCAGCTCATCACTTGTCCCACGTATACCTACAAAGACTAAAAAGCAACCCATCCCATACTGCAGACTAGACAGGAGGGATTCCACTTCTAGAAAGGAAGAAAAGACCAGACAGATTATCCAGAACCTTTATCTATTTACTTATGTCTATGTAAAACAGAATCTTTAcataattattagtgttgagcgcgcatattcgaatagcgaatattaatcgtgaatattgcaacttcgctaattcgtgaatatttcgaatatagtgctatacagtattttcgctatattgaatattcgtcatttttttacatctgaaaacatgattcctccctgcttctttattgtgggtcaatgagtcattggcccacaagcgacttaagcaggaaggaatcatgttttcatatggaaaaaaaaatgacgaatattctaaaaaactaatatatagcaatatagtgaatatattcgttatttagaatatttgccttttttttccaatctgtacagttgttcgcatactcctccccgacaagcatccccgtcaccatgggaacgcctgtgggttagaaaataccatcggatctgagttttccctgagatcgtgaaaactcagatccgatggtatattctaacccacaggcgttcccatggttacggggacaCTTGTCtaggaggagtatgccaaagtggaataacagtacagactgaaaaaaaaaaaagatgaatattctaaataacgaatatattcgctatattgcaataacttcatttttttgaatattcgtaatattctaaaaattgAAGTTatggcaatatagcgaatattcgtaaaatacacatgtagagtgcaatttagctaatatagagctatactatttttttttaaatagtgtaaatgtttttccaaatctgaagttcagaagagacaaaaaaaaattgactataaaaaaaagattatagcactatattagctaaattacagtctatatgtgtattttacgaatattcgctatattgctataactttgttttttagaatattcataatattctaaaacaagaatatatagcaatatagcgaagaTTTGTGAAATACACATATTAACCATAGCcattagccaaccaataggaaagttgccttatacagttaaaactaaaaaatcgcatattattggcgataaatagaataatgacgaatattcaatttcgacgaatataagacgaatatttaatcgaatattcgcgaaatatcgcaaaaccgaatatggcacctcccgctcatcactaataattatAAGATTTCTCTAGATTCATAGGTAAAAGTTTTTAATATTCTTTTTTTGAAGTTAATAGGGAAGGGAATTTCTCATTCAGAAACACTGCATGCTGGTTCAATATGATCACAAGTTACCTGGTGTGTTTCTAATCTCAGGAGGTAGAAGTTGCTCATAGGTATTGAATATGCCAGCATCGGATATGACCACAGGAGCATAAATACGTATCTCTTTATCTTTTCTCTGAACAGCCACCCCTAAAGAGAAGATAACGTCTTTAGATTCTGTTTTTACGTCCCTTACTTCATAATTAgcatcaggggtgtagctaaaggctcctgagccctggtgcaagagttcagcttggacctCCTTCCgtcagtgctttgtggtcaggggcagggaagcgCATAGCCTTTTTGCTGCCTAAAGGCAAAAATTGTGGTGGGTCCAGCTATAGTGGTGGGTCCAGCTATAGTGTTGGGTGACTAAACCTACAAAAATTGCCAGTTCGCATAATTATCCTAAAAAATACAAGGAAACAATCTGAAAGGTTTAAAAACAACAGTGCAAGTAAGATGGCGACATCACTGGAGGGGACCACGTGGGCAATATCATATATCAGTAAATTATCAAAACACCAgaagtaaagtgcaagtgcaaatactggctaaagtgacattttaaaaaCAGTAAAGTTACCCATAGTGTGTCTACGTCCAGGATGGTGCCAACCCTAACGCACATTTCGGAGATCCTTTGTCCGGGGGTCGAAGGATCGCTGAAACACAAGTCACGGTTAGCGCCATCCTGGATGGATAATTTACTGATATATGATATTGCCCACGTTGTCCCCTCCAGTAATGTCGCCATCTTACCTGCACTGTTGTTTTTAAACCTTTCTAAATATTTCCTTGCATtgtttaataaagtatttttgatGATAATTATGCGGACTGGCAATTTTTGTATGTTTAGTTGTATGATTTGTTGCCAAAGGCATTCCTTTACATACCTTACATGGTCACACTGTTTCCCAATAGGTGAGAACACTGACACTGgtttccagtgtttttttttaatgcagtgtACTTGCTAATTTACATACACAACTGTTGgcggttttgttttgttttatagtGTTGGGTGGTTTCATCTAGGCCTTGAATAATACTCCATCCCATAAGAACTTTGTTACCAAGTAGACTGTAAAGACCTCAtggttgtgttttatcctaaatACCCTACTACTGATGGTCAATTTCATGTCTTCAGTTGATTGTCCTTAATTGCTCACCTGTGGCTCTACCATTGCTCATTAAGATCCGTGTAACAGGGGCTCGTACAAATACTGTGCCTCCAGCTCGCTCTATAACAGGAATCATATGGAAGGCAATTTCACTGCTCCCCCCTCGAGGATACCAGGCTCCTCTTTTGTAGTGATGGAGAAGAAGGGCATTGATCATGAAGCTAGAGTCATTGGGAGGGACTCCTGGAAAAGAAAGTAAAAATTTACCATGCACAGTCAGGAAGGTACAGCTTAGGGATAACCTTTTTGGCTGGTTTGGTGAATTTCCTTCTGTATAagccatatatatttttgcttggaattgttctttaaagaagacctttcacctggaaaaacattgtgaactaagtatcatgacatatatagcggcgcccagggatctcactgcacttactattatccctgggtgcagCTCCGTTCGGCCGctgtgccctccggtatgtttggtcacttggttatagtaggaggagactgcccttgttctcctgggcgtctccttctcctaggctgtagcactggccaatcgcagcgcagagctcacagcctgggagaaaaaaaactcccaggctgtgagctctgcgctgcgattggccagtgctacagcctaggaggaggagacgcccagcagaacaagggcagactctgcctactataaccaagtgagccaagataccggagggcac
The sequence above is a segment of the Bufo gargarizans isolate SCDJY-AF-19 chromosome 6, ASM1485885v1, whole genome shotgun sequence genome. Coding sequences within it:
- the LOC122942047 gene encoding LOW QUALITY PROTEIN: all-trans-retinol 13,14-reductase-like (The sequence of the model RefSeq protein was modified relative to this genomic sequence to represent the inferred CDS: deleted 1 base in 1 codon); the encoded protein is MRMAEKNSLEKGQLDKQKWSPPISLLYFYLRVYCGRGSIFREECIQPPRPLVTDKRTRDKVLKQGFSQDKIPPNLDALVIGSGIGGLSAAVALAKAGKRVLVLEQHDQAGGSCHTFQEHGYEFDVGLHYVGQMHEGGMFRVIMDQLTDGQLQWKRLGDQYDSVIIGQKVYQIYAGKCEFPDALKKQFPGEEEAIDKFVTLMKKVARHVPLLAILKMIPQYLALFLLKSGLLHRLSPVFHLAESSHQDVVGGLTSNKELQTMFSYLFYGVPPNDSSFMINALLLHHYKRGAWYPRGGSSEIAFHMIPVIERAGGTVFVRAPVTRILMSNGRATGVAVQRKDKEIRIYAPVVISDAGIFNTYEQLLPPEIRNTPEVESLLSSLQYGMGCFLVFVGIRGTSDELGLKSTNLWIYPDSDLNSLMDNFSSLEFEEVCEHLPLMFITFPSAKDPTYSQRHPGHSCMTLLTMAPYNWFHQWNDQKPRHRGHEYHSMKMKLAKRMVERAIEEFPQLQGKIEYMEAATPVSNEYYLRAPKGSMYGAEQNCSRYQCEIISRMRSQTAVPGLYLTGQDVFSSGVAGAVHGGLLCASAVLNKILYIDLFMLKKRLKKRIKQRRS